One region of Culex pipiens pallens isolate TS chromosome 2, TS_CPP_V2, whole genome shotgun sequence genomic DNA includes:
- the LOC120427509 gene encoding lipoyltransferase 1, mitochondrial-like has translation MAALAVHRCNTVARAVGKWYVSAPNSTTTNTLLLLSVRSITTTGKGTTGGSNNNKQLSAADVKKIPDSEVKKSVFISQSNDVFTNLALEDWIYRNFDFTHHHILMLWINKPTVVVGRHQNPFAETNVSQLMRNEVELARRNSGGGAVFHDLGNLNCTFFVPRARYDRKYNLNLITRALYREYAINADISDRDDITVMGKKISGTAAKLGQPNAYHHCTLLVNSNKLHLGESLAKDEVSTSC, from the exons ATGGCCGCCCTTGCCGTACACCGATGCAACACAGTCGCACGTGCCGTGGGCAAGTGGTATGTGTCCGCTCCGAactccaccaccaccaacacgCTGCTATTGCTGTCCGTACGCAGCATCACGACCACTGGCAAAGGCACCACCGGaggcagcaacaacaacaaacagctGTCCGCGGCCGACGTGAAGAAGATCCCCGACAGCGAGGTCAAAAAATCCGTCTTCATCTCCCAGTCCAACGATGTGTTCACGAACCTCGCCCTGGAGGACTGGATCTACCGCAACTTTGACTTTACCCATCACCACATCCTGATGCTGTGGATCAACAAGCCGACGGTGGTCGTTGGCCGCCACCAGAACCCCTTCGCCGAGACGAACGTGTCCCAGCTGATGCGCAACGAGGTCGAGCTGGCGCGGCGCAACAgcggcggcggagcggtcttcCACGACCTGGGAAATCTGAACTGTACCTTCTTCGTGCCGCGGGCTCGCTACGATCGGAAGTACAACCTGAACCTGATTACGCGGGCGCTGTACCGCGAGTACGCCATCAACGCGGACATTTCCGACCGGGACGACATCACCGTGATGGGCAAGAAG ATTTCTGGTACTGCGGCGAAACTGGGTCAGCCGAATGCCTACCATCACTGCACTCTGCTGGTCAACTCGAACAAATTGCACCTGGGGGAGTCACTGGCCAAGGATGAAGTAAGTACTAGTTGTTAG